One Burkholderia vietnamiensis LMG 10929 genomic window carries:
- a CDS encoding multidrug efflux RND transporter permease subunit: protein MPSFFIDRPVFAWIVALAIVVAGVLAIPQLPIAQYPRLAPPRVVITATYPGASTETVDGDVGSIIEESLDGADGLQYYETSSDGHGNLEIDVTFAPGTDPDIALVDVNNRLKQVEPRLPQQVVQQGIGVFKAANTFLMLVTLTSTDGTRDSAQLGDYLNRYVLRELKRAPGVGSAQLWDADEALRVWLDPGKLREYDLGADDVIAAIAAQNATVTAGAIGDAPSVHGQQLTATIVVKGQLTSPEEFGRIVLKSKQDGSVVRVADVARVEIGRDDYSFYSRLNGRPAATVGIQLGPRGNALETSNAIRARLAALSKTLPPGVAIEIPFDGAHFVTIAIREVVLTLAEAVVLVFCVMWLFLRELRYTLVPTVVIPVTLMGAFVAMWAFGLSINVFTMFGLVLAIGILVDDAIVVVESVHRVMEEGVSPREATRRAMKRIGGAIVGVTAVLTAVFVPMAFFPGSVGGIYRQFAVSMIASMLVSSFMALSLTPALCANLLKPVGRREDGGRRVPRRGLGTRLADRFGVAFARAEAGYRRMTVSAVRRTGTVAGIYVVFVAVCGLLYWMMPGGFLPTEDQGQLQVMIQLPAGATQARTVAVVQRVEALLRAEPAVANVTSVIGWSFAGSGQNVGMAFVELKDWAQRDVDATTLRDRLNRRFGEILDGDVEATLPPSVPGIGHADGFTFRLEDRGGVGLDVLKAAREQLAARAKADPALASVHFEDLPDAPRIELDVDRAKAYALGVPFERIAGLLGGTFGSNYINDFPASGRMRRVIIEADPAARATDGELMALTVPNRTGDMVPLSAIAAPHWTVGPVMLNRYDGYPSLDISGRAAAHTSSGAAMAEMERLAAMLPAGIGYDWVDAARQERIAERQTPLLVGLSVLAVFMALAALYESWTIPLSVLTIVPLGIVGAVAAALARGMPNDVYFKVGMITVIGLSAKNAILIVQFARELGGRGVPLRQAVVEAAAARFRPIVMTSMAFLLGVVPLVLATGAGAESRRSIGTGAFGGVLAATVFGLVFAPVAFRVVASGGRRGRRVGVTKRDDRQAEAVRE from the coding sequence ATGCCGTCGTTCTTCATCGACCGCCCGGTATTTGCGTGGATCGTCGCGCTCGCGATCGTCGTCGCGGGCGTGCTGGCCATTCCGCAATTGCCGATCGCGCAGTATCCGCGCCTCGCGCCGCCGCGCGTCGTCATCACCGCGACCTATCCGGGCGCGTCGACCGAGACGGTCGACGGCGACGTCGGCAGCATCATCGAGGAAAGCCTCGACGGCGCCGACGGCCTGCAGTACTACGAGACGAGCAGCGACGGTCACGGCAATCTCGAGATCGACGTGACGTTCGCGCCGGGCACCGATCCGGACATCGCGCTCGTCGACGTCAACAACCGGCTGAAGCAGGTCGAGCCGCGGCTGCCGCAGCAGGTCGTGCAGCAGGGCATCGGCGTGTTCAAGGCGGCCAACACGTTCCTGATGCTCGTCACGCTGACGTCGACCGACGGCACGCGCGACTCGGCGCAGCTCGGCGACTATCTGAACCGTTACGTGCTGCGCGAGCTGAAGCGCGCGCCGGGCGTTGGCTCGGCCCAGCTGTGGGACGCCGACGAGGCGCTGCGGGTCTGGCTCGATCCGGGCAAGTTGCGCGAATACGACCTCGGCGCCGACGACGTGATCGCGGCCATCGCCGCACAGAACGCGACGGTGACGGCCGGCGCGATCGGCGATGCGCCGTCCGTGCACGGCCAGCAGCTGACGGCGACGATCGTCGTCAAGGGACAACTGACGTCGCCGGAGGAGTTCGGCCGGATCGTGCTGAAGTCGAAGCAGGACGGTTCGGTGGTGCGCGTCGCCGACGTCGCCCGCGTTGAAATCGGCCGCGACGACTATTCGTTCTATTCCCGGCTGAACGGCCGTCCGGCGGCCACCGTCGGCATCCAGCTCGGCCCGCGCGGCAACGCGCTCGAAACCTCCAACGCGATTCGTGCGCGGCTTGCCGCGCTGTCGAAGACGCTGCCGCCGGGCGTCGCGATCGAGATTCCGTTCGACGGCGCGCATTTCGTGACGATCGCCATCCGGGAAGTCGTGCTCACGCTCGCCGAGGCCGTCGTGCTGGTGTTCTGCGTGATGTGGCTGTTCCTGCGCGAGCTGCGCTACACGCTCGTGCCGACCGTCGTGATTCCGGTCACGCTGATGGGTGCGTTCGTCGCGATGTGGGCGTTCGGGCTGTCGATCAACGTGTTCACGATGTTCGGCCTCGTGCTGGCGATCGGCATTCTGGTCGACGACGCGATCGTCGTGGTCGAGAGCGTGCACCGCGTGATGGAGGAGGGCGTGTCGCCGCGCGAGGCGACGCGCCGTGCGATGAAGCGGATTGGCGGGGCGATCGTCGGCGTGACGGCGGTACTGACGGCCGTGTTCGTGCCGATGGCATTCTTTCCGGGCAGCGTCGGCGGCATTTACCGGCAGTTCGCGGTGTCGATGATCGCGTCGATGCTCGTGTCGTCGTTCATGGCGCTGTCGCTCACGCCGGCGCTGTGCGCGAATCTGCTGAAACCGGTCGGCCGTCGCGAAGACGGGGGCCGCCGCGTGCCGCGACGCGGCCTCGGCACGCGGCTGGCCGACCGCTTCGGCGTCGCATTCGCGCGCGCGGAGGCCGGCTATCGGCGCATGACCGTGTCGGCGGTGCGCCGCACGGGCACGGTCGCGGGCATCTACGTCGTATTCGTGGCCGTGTGCGGACTGCTGTACTGGATGATGCCGGGCGGTTTCCTGCCGACCGAGGACCAGGGGCAACTGCAGGTGATGATCCAGTTGCCGGCCGGCGCCACGCAGGCGCGCACGGTCGCGGTCGTGCAGCGCGTCGAGGCGCTCCTGCGGGCGGAGCCGGCCGTCGCGAACGTGACGAGCGTGATCGGCTGGAGTTTTGCCGGCAGCGGGCAGAACGTCGGGATGGCGTTCGTCGAACTGAAGGACTGGGCGCAGCGCGACGTCGATGCGACGACGCTGCGCGATCGTCTCAATCGGCGTTTCGGCGAGATTCTCGACGGCGACGTAGAAGCGACGCTGCCGCCATCGGTGCCCGGCATCGGTCACGCGGACGGCTTCACGTTCCGTCTCGAGGATCGTGGCGGGGTCGGGCTCGACGTGCTGAAGGCCGCTCGCGAGCAACTGGCAGCGCGCGCGAAGGCGGACCCGGCGCTCGCGTCCGTGCATTTCGAGGACTTGCCGGATGCGCCGCGAATCGAACTAGACGTCGACCGCGCGAAGGCGTATGCGCTCGGCGTGCCGTTCGAGCGCATCGCGGGCCTGCTCGGCGGCACGTTCGGCTCGAACTACATCAACGACTTTCCGGCATCGGGCCGGATGCGCCGCGTGATCATCGAGGCGGATCCGGCCGCGCGCGCGACCGACGGGGAGCTGATGGCGCTGACGGTGCCGAACCGGACGGGAGACATGGTGCCGCTGTCGGCCATCGCCGCGCCGCACTGGACGGTCGGGCCCGTGATGCTGAATCGCTACGACGGATACCCGTCGCTCGACATCAGCGGCCGGGCGGCGGCCCACACCAGTTCGGGCGCGGCGATGGCCGAGATGGAGCGGCTTGCCGCGATGCTGCCGGCCGGGATCGGCTACGACTGGGTCGACGCGGCGCGCCAGGAGCGGATCGCCGAACGACAGACGCCGCTGCTGGTCGGGTTGTCGGTGCTCGCGGTGTTCATGGCGCTTGCCGCGTTGTATGAAAGCTGGACGATTCCGCTGTCGGTGCTGACGATCGTGCCGCTCGGGATCGTCGGCGCGGTGGCGGCCGCGCTCGCGCGCGGAATGCCGAACGACGTCTACTTCAAGGTGGGGATGATTACGGTGATCGGCTTGTCGGCGAAGAATGCGATTCTGATCGTGCAGTTTGCGCGCGAACTGGGCGGGCGCGGCGTGCCGTTGCGGCAGGCGGTGGTCGAGGCCGCCGCCGCGCGGTTTCGGCCGATCGTGATGACGTCGATGGCGTTTCTGCTCGGCGTCGTGCCGTTGGTGCTGGCGACCGGCGCGGGTGCGGAAAGCCGGCGCTCGATCGGGACCGGCGCGTTTGGAGGCGTGCTCGCGGCGACGGTGTTCGGGCTGGTGTTCGCGCCGGTGGCGTTTCGGGTCGTGGCGTCGGGTGGTCGGCGTGGCCGGCGTGTGGGGGTGACGAAGCGGGACGACCGTCAGGCCGAGGCCGTTCGCGAGTGA
- a CDS encoding putative quinol monooxygenase has protein sequence MALHVIASLFVKPEHFQAAEAELRSMVAKTRVEPGNRRYDLFREQDGSPNLHLYEVYDDQAAFDAHLASPHFTQFRTKSADWFSAPPVIKVLAGLDVAD, from the coding sequence ATGGCGCTACACGTGATTGCTTCATTGTTCGTGAAACCCGAACACTTCCAGGCTGCCGAGGCCGAATTGCGCAGCATGGTCGCGAAGACGCGGGTCGAGCCGGGCAACCGCCGCTACGACCTGTTCCGCGAGCAGGACGGTTCGCCGAACCTGCACCTGTACGAGGTCTACGACGACCAGGCCGCATTCGATGCGCACCTCGCCAGCCCGCACTTCACGCAGTTCCGGACGAAGTCGGCGGACTGGTTCTCGGCGCCGCCGGTCATCAAGGTGCTGGCCGGCCTCGACGTGGCCGACTGA
- a CDS encoding TetR/AcrR family transcriptional regulator, which yields MNASSGAEVRQHILNIAKPIMLHKGFSAVGLNEILAAAGIPKGSFYHYFGSKEAFGEALLEAYFDGYLAHLDNLLKHHEGTGAQRLMTYWGNWLHTQCADDLEGKCLAVKLGAEVSDLSEAMRAVLRRGTGQIIERIAGGIDAALADGSLHGVDDPAHTAATLYELWLGATLLEKIHRNRKPLEHAMRETRRMLNLPPVTDEGTQV from the coding sequence ATGAATGCATCTTCGGGCGCGGAAGTCCGCCAGCACATCCTGAACATCGCGAAGCCGATCATGCTCCACAAGGGGTTTTCGGCGGTCGGTCTGAACGAGATTCTCGCCGCGGCGGGCATCCCGAAGGGCTCGTTCTACCATTATTTCGGCTCGAAGGAGGCGTTCGGCGAAGCGCTGCTCGAAGCGTATTTCGACGGCTATCTGGCGCATCTCGACAACCTGCTCAAGCATCACGAAGGCACCGGCGCGCAGCGCCTGATGACGTATTGGGGCAACTGGCTACACACGCAGTGCGCGGACGATCTTGAAGGCAAATGCCTGGCCGTGAAGCTCGGCGCCGAGGTGTCCGATCTGTCGGAGGCGATGCGCGCGGTCCTGCGGCGCGGCACCGGCCAGATCATTGAGCGGATCGCGGGCGGCATCGACGCAGCATTGGCCGACGGTTCGCTGCACGGCGTCGACGATCCCGCGCACACGGCCGCGACTCTCTACGAACTGTGGCTCGGCGCAACGCTCCTGGAAAAGATCCACCGCAACCGCAAGCCGCTCGAACACGCGATGCGCGAAACCCGACGGATGCTGAACCTGCCACCCGTCACGGACGAGGGGACGCAGGTGTGA
- a CDS encoding xanthine dehydrogenase family protein molybdopterin-binding subunit has protein sequence MSRGLIEAGRAGARVSRRSFLKAGMSLGAAAGGGLLLGFSMPAAGGEARRSVIGGDADEPARPGVFAPNAFVQIDRAGQVTLVMPKVEMGQGVYTALPMLIAEELEVPLSSVTLDHAPPNEKLFSDPLLGGQLTGGSTSVRYAWEPLRRAGATARTLLVSAAAKQWSVDPAACRAENGEVQHPPSGRRASYGQLADAAAKLPVPKDVALKKPADFKLIGKPVKRLDSPEKVDGTAQFGLDVRLPGMLYAVIVNSPVFGGTVASVDATAAKKIPGVRQVVRADDAVAVVGDHTWAAKRGASALVVKWNEGADAKVSTQDIVADLAHAAANGKGAVARKEGDVGNAFAHAKTRIDAVYEQPLLAHATMEPVNCTVHVRGDGCDVWVGTQVPTRVRDTVHGLTGLAPERIVVHNHLLGGGFGRRLETDMVAQAVKIAKQVNAPVKVVWTREEDIQHDMYRPYYYDKISAGLDANGKPVAWQHRIVGSSILARFAPPAFRNGVDPDAVEVAADLPYDLPNQLVDYVRQEPRHVPTAFWRGVGPTRSTFVVESFIDELAAQTSTDPAQYRRALLGKTPRARNVLDVATKAAGWGSPLPKGQGRGVSVMHAFGSFFSIVIDVAVEDGEVQVKRAVCAVDCGMVVNPSTIEAQVQGGIIFGITGALYGEITIKDGRVVQSNFNDYRVLRINETPPIEVHLVKSAEAPGGIGEPGTAATAAAVANAIFAATGKRLRKLPVGGQLKTA, from the coding sequence ATGTCGCGAGGACTGATCGAAGCAGGGCGGGCCGGCGCGCGCGTGTCGCGCCGTTCATTTCTGAAGGCCGGCATGTCGCTCGGCGCGGCCGCGGGCGGCGGCCTGCTGCTCGGCTTCAGCATGCCGGCGGCGGGCGGCGAAGCGCGGCGCTCGGTGATCGGCGGCGACGCGGATGAACCCGCGCGCCCAGGCGTATTCGCGCCGAACGCGTTCGTGCAGATCGATCGCGCCGGCCAGGTCACGCTCGTGATGCCGAAGGTCGAGATGGGACAGGGCGTCTACACGGCGCTGCCGATGCTGATCGCCGAGGAGCTCGAGGTGCCGCTGTCGAGCGTCACGCTCGACCATGCGCCGCCGAACGAGAAGCTGTTCTCCGATCCGCTGCTCGGCGGCCAGCTGACCGGCGGCTCGACGTCGGTGCGCTATGCCTGGGAGCCGCTGCGGCGCGCCGGCGCGACCGCGCGCACGTTGCTGGTGTCTGCCGCAGCGAAGCAATGGAGCGTCGATCCGGCCGCGTGCCGCGCGGAAAACGGCGAAGTGCAGCACCCGCCGAGCGGCCGGCGCGCATCGTATGGCCAGCTTGCGGACGCCGCAGCGAAGCTGCCGGTGCCGAAGGACGTCGCGCTGAAGAAGCCGGCCGATTTCAAGCTGATCGGCAAGCCGGTGAAGCGGCTCGATTCGCCGGAGAAGGTCGACGGCACCGCGCAGTTCGGGCTCGACGTGAGGCTGCCCGGCATGCTGTACGCGGTGATCGTGAACAGCCCGGTGTTCGGCGGGACGGTCGCGAGCGTCGACGCTACGGCCGCCAAGAAGATTCCCGGCGTGCGCCAGGTGGTGCGCGCCGACGACGCGGTCGCGGTCGTCGGCGACCACACGTGGGCCGCCAAGCGCGGCGCGTCCGCGCTGGTCGTCAAGTGGAACGAAGGCGCCGACGCGAAGGTGTCGACGCAGGACATCGTCGCCGATCTCGCGCACGCCGCCGCGAACGGCAAGGGCGCGGTCGCGCGCAAGGAGGGCGACGTCGGCAACGCGTTCGCGCACGCGAAGACGCGCATCGATGCCGTCTACGAGCAACCGTTGCTCGCGCACGCGACGATGGAGCCGGTCAACTGCACGGTGCACGTGCGCGGCGATGGCTGCGACGTGTGGGTCGGCACGCAGGTGCCGACGCGCGTGCGCGACACCGTGCACGGTCTGACGGGCCTGGCGCCCGAGCGGATCGTCGTGCACAACCATCTGCTCGGCGGCGGTTTCGGCCGTCGGCTCGAGACGGACATGGTCGCGCAGGCGGTGAAGATCGCGAAGCAGGTGAACGCGCCGGTGAAGGTCGTGTGGACGCGCGAGGAAGACATCCAGCACGACATGTATCGCCCGTACTACTACGACAAGATCTCGGCCGGCCTGGACGCGAACGGCAAGCCGGTGGCATGGCAGCACCGGATCGTCGGCTCGTCGATTCTTGCCCGCTTCGCGCCGCCGGCGTTCCGCAACGGCGTCGATCCCGATGCGGTCGAGGTGGCGGCGGATCTGCCGTACGACCTGCCGAATCAGCTCGTCGACTACGTGCGCCAGGAGCCGCGCCACGTGCCGACCGCGTTCTGGCGCGGCGTCGGCCCGACCCGCAGCACGTTCGTGGTCGAGAGCTTCATCGACGAACTCGCCGCGCAGACCAGCACCGATCCCGCGCAATACCGCCGCGCGCTGCTCGGCAAGACGCCGCGCGCGCGCAACGTGCTCGACGTCGCGACCAAGGCGGCCGGATGGGGTTCGCCGTTGCCGAAGGGGCAAGGGCGCGGCGTGTCGGTGATGCACGCGTTCGGCAGCTTCTTCTCGATCGTGATCGACGTCGCGGTGGAGGACGGCGAAGTGCAGGTCAAGCGCGCCGTGTGTGCGGTCGACTGCGGGATGGTGGTGAACCCGAGCACGATCGAGGCGCAGGTGCAGGGCGGCATCATCTTCGGGATCACCGGGGCGTTGTACGGCGAGATCACGATCAAGGACGGGCGCGTCGTGCAGAGCAACTTCAACGATTACCGGGTGCTGCGCATCAACGAGACGCCGCCGATCGAGGTTCACCTCGTCAAGAGCGCCGAGGCGCCGGGCGGCATCGGCGAACCGGGCACCGCGGCCACCGCGGCGGCCGTCGCGAACGCGATCTTCGCGGCAACCGGCAAGCGGCTGCGCAAGCTGCCGGTCGGCGGCCAGTTGAAGACGGCCTGA
- a CDS encoding ABC transporter ATP-binding protein — MTEPLLDIRRFSAHFGAKAAVQDLSLAVGRGERVALVGESGSGKSVTALSILRLAQQATLSGQMLFDGEDLLAKTEQQMRGIRGADIAMVFQEPMTALNPLYTIGKQIAESLRLHEGLRSGDARERGIALLRRTGIPEPERRIDSFPHQLSGGQRQRAMIAMALACRPRLLLADEPTTALDVTVRQQIVDLLIELQEQEAAARGMAVLLITHDLNLVRRFAQRVAVMEQGVLVETNTTAALFAAPQHAYTRRLLDSAPQRAIEPVAAGAPTILDVQQLAVDYRIATKGWRGVFGKTAFRAVHDVKLSLKRGETLGIVGESGSGKSTLAAAVLGLQRPASGGIEIDGMPLASLRTTRGRRTLYGRMQVVFQDPFGSLSPRMTVEQIVGEGLAVHQPAVAGAARRARVAALLQEVGLPAEAMLRYPHEFSGGQRQRIAIARALAVEPELLVLDEPTSALDVSIQKQVLNLLTRLQKKYALSYLFITHDLAVMRAMAHRVIVMKAGRVVEEGDTLDVLHAPSHPYTRALLASSMLAPDPEPESERREGDAHD, encoded by the coding sequence ATGACCGAGCCCTTGCTGGACATCCGGCGGTTCTCCGCGCACTTCGGCGCGAAAGCCGCCGTGCAGGATCTGAGCCTCGCGGTCGGGCGCGGCGAGCGTGTCGCGCTCGTCGGCGAGTCGGGCTCGGGCAAGAGCGTGACGGCGCTGTCGATCCTGCGGCTCGCGCAGCAGGCGACGCTGTCGGGGCAGATGCTGTTCGACGGCGAGGATCTGCTCGCGAAGACCGAGCAGCAGATGCGCGGCATCCGCGGTGCCGATATCGCGATGGTGTTCCAGGAGCCGATGACGGCGCTCAACCCGCTGTATACGATCGGCAAGCAGATCGCCGAGAGCCTGCGGCTGCACGAGGGGCTGCGCTCGGGCGACGCGCGCGAACGCGGCATCGCGCTGCTGCGGCGTACCGGGATCCCGGAGCCGGAGCGGCGCATCGACAGTTTTCCGCACCAGTTGTCGGGCGGCCAGCGGCAACGCGCGATGATCGCGATGGCGCTCGCGTGCCGGCCGCGGCTGTTGCTCGCCGACGAGCCGACGACCGCGCTCGACGTGACGGTGCGCCAGCAGATCGTCGACCTGTTGATCGAACTGCAGGAGCAGGAGGCGGCCGCGCGCGGGATGGCCGTGCTGCTGATCACGCATGACCTGAACCTCGTGCGGCGCTTCGCGCAGCGCGTGGCCGTGATGGAGCAGGGCGTGCTCGTCGAGACGAACACGACCGCCGCGCTGTTCGCCGCGCCGCAACACGCATACACGCGCCGGCTGCTCGACAGCGCGCCGCAACGCGCCATCGAGCCGGTGGCGGCCGGCGCGCCGACGATCCTCGACGTGCAGCAGCTCGCCGTCGATTACCGCATCGCGACGAAGGGCTGGCGCGGGGTATTCGGCAAGACGGCGTTTCGGGCCGTACACGACGTGAAGCTGAGCCTGAAACGCGGCGAGACGCTCGGCATCGTCGGCGAATCGGGGTCGGGGAAATCGACGCTGGCGGCGGCCGTGCTCGGGCTGCAGCGGCCGGCGTCGGGCGGCATCGAAATCGACGGCATGCCGCTGGCGTCGCTGCGCACGACGCGCGGCCGGCGCACGCTGTACGGCCGCATGCAGGTCGTGTTCCAGGATCCGTTCGGCTCGCTGTCGCCGCGCATGACGGTCGAGCAGATCGTCGGCGAGGGGCTCGCCGTGCACCAACCGGCGGTGGCCGGCGCCGCGCGGCGCGCGCGGGTCGCCGCGCTGCTGCAGGAGGTCGGCCTGCCGGCCGAAGCGATGCTGCGCTATCCGCACGAATTTTCCGGCGGCCAGCGCCAGCGCATCGCGATCGCGCGCGCGTTGGCGGTGGAGCCCGAGCTGCTGGTGCTGGACGAGCCGACGAGCGCGCTCGACGTGTCGATCCAGAAGCAGGTGCTGAATCTGCTGACGCGTCTGCAAAAGAAGTACGCACTGAGCTACCTGTTCATCACGCACGATCTCGCGGTGATGCGCGCGATGGCCCACCGGGTCATCGTGATGAAGGCCGGACGCGTGGTCGAGGAGGGCGATACGCTCGACGTGTTGCACGCGCCGTCCCATCCGTATACGCGGGCGCTGCTCGCGTCGTCGATGCTCGCACCGGATCCGGAACCTGAATCAGAGCGGAGGGAAGGGGATGCACATGATTGA
- a CDS encoding NADP-dependent oxidoreductase: MPQSNTANRRIVLNARPVGAPTANDFRVETADVPVPGAGQVLLRTIWLSLDPYMRGRMSDAPSYAPPVALGDVMVGGTVSRVVASNLPAYREGDLVVAGSGWQDYALSDGRDLIPLGRDFAHPSYALGVLGMPGFTAYTGLLSIGEPKAGETVVVAAASGAVGSVVGQIAKLKGCRVVGVAGGAEKVAYVKDTLGFDACVDHRDPQFAARLKDACPDGIDVYFENVGGAVFDAVWPLLNDHARVPVCGIIAHYNDAAYDDTAVSAGRDRVPALMGTILRKRIRMQGFIILDHYATGYAPFLKEMSEWVAQGKVKTLEDVVPDLAEAPQALIGLLAGKNFGKVVVRVGPDQLD, from the coding sequence ATGCCGCAAAGCAACACAGCAAACCGCAGAATCGTCCTAAACGCGCGCCCGGTCGGCGCACCCACCGCGAATGACTTCCGTGTCGAAACCGCCGACGTGCCGGTGCCCGGCGCCGGCCAGGTGCTGTTGCGCACCATCTGGTTGTCGCTCGATCCGTACATGCGCGGCCGCATGAGCGACGCGCCGTCGTATGCGCCGCCGGTGGCGCTCGGCGACGTGATGGTCGGCGGCACGGTCAGCCGCGTCGTCGCATCGAACCTGCCCGCGTATCGCGAAGGCGATCTGGTCGTCGCGGGCAGCGGCTGGCAGGACTATGCGCTGTCCGACGGCCGCGATCTCATCCCGCTCGGCCGCGACTTCGCGCATCCGTCATATGCGCTCGGCGTGCTCGGCATGCCGGGCTTCACCGCGTACACGGGGCTGCTGAGCATCGGCGAACCGAAGGCCGGCGAAACCGTGGTCGTGGCCGCGGCGAGCGGCGCGGTCGGCTCGGTGGTCGGCCAGATCGCGAAGCTGAAGGGTTGCCGGGTGGTCGGCGTCGCGGGCGGCGCGGAGAAGGTCGCGTACGTCAAGGACACGCTCGGCTTCGACGCCTGCGTCGATCACCGCGATCCGCAATTCGCCGCGCGGCTGAAGGACGCCTGTCCGGACGGCATCGACGTCTATTTCGAGAACGTCGGCGGCGCCGTGTTCGACGCGGTATGGCCGCTGCTCAACGATCACGCGCGTGTGCCCGTGTGCGGCATCATCGCGCATTACAACGACGCGGCATACGACGACACCGCCGTATCGGCCGGCCGCGATCGCGTGCCGGCGCTGATGGGGACGATCCTGCGCAAGCGCATCCGCATGCAGGGCTTCATCATTCTCGACCACTATGCGACCGGCTATGCCCCGTTCCTGAAGGAGATGAGCGAATGGGTCGCGCAGGGCAAGGTGAAGACGCTCGAGGACGTCGTCCCCGACCTCGCCGAAGCGCCGCAGGCGCTGATCGGCTTGCTCGCCGGCAAGAACTTCGGCAAGGTCGTCGTGCGTGTCGGCCCAGACCAGCTCGACTGA
- a CDS encoding c-type cytochrome has product MQNLSLNPVNRAVRMLGASLLALAALTPFAARAATAAPADSALVERGAYLAKAGDCIACHTAPRGAPFAGGLKMATPMGAIYTTNITPDPDTGIGGYTEAQFAAALRSGVAKDGHRLYPAMPYPSYAKLRDDDVKALYAYFMHGVEPVKQANRASDIPWPLNMRWPLALWNAVFLDTTPYTDKPAKDAAWNRGAYLVQGLGHCGSCHTPRGVGFQEKALDEGGSAFLSGAALDNWFASNLTAEPNTGLGRWSDAEVAQFLKTGANRHATAFGAMVGVINHSTQALSDDDLAAISRYLKSLPAAGGTGAPPYSYDPKATQVALGRPANDPGAKVYNAYCLHCHGADGRGYAPLLAPIAGNPNVLEADASSLINVTLNGSDTLVIGGVPSAYPMPAFADQLNDRQIADVLTFMRAGWNNGAPAVQAAEVAKLRKATAAAR; this is encoded by the coding sequence ATGCAAAATCTGTCTCTGAATCCCGTGAATCGTGCCGTGCGCATGCTCGGTGCGTCGCTGCTGGCGCTTGCCGCGCTGACGCCGTTCGCGGCGCGCGCCGCGACGGCCGCGCCGGCCGACAGCGCGCTCGTCGAGCGCGGCGCGTATCTCGCGAAAGCCGGCGACTGCATCGCGTGCCATACCGCGCCGCGCGGCGCGCCGTTCGCCGGCGGCCTGAAGATGGCCACGCCGATGGGCGCGATCTACACGACCAACATCACGCCCGACCCGGACACCGGCATCGGCGGCTACACGGAGGCGCAGTTCGCGGCCGCGCTGCGCTCGGGCGTCGCGAAGGACGGCCATCGGCTGTATCCGGCGATGCCGTATCCGTCGTACGCGAAACTGCGCGACGACGACGTGAAGGCTTTGTACGCGTACTTCATGCACGGCGTCGAGCCGGTGAAGCAGGCCAATCGTGCTTCCGACATTCCGTGGCCGCTCAACATGCGCTGGCCGCTGGCGCTGTGGAACGCCGTGTTCCTCGACACGACGCCGTACACCGACAAGCCGGCCAAGGATGCGGCGTGGAATCGCGGCGCGTATCTCGTGCAGGGTCTCGGCCATTGCGGGTCGTGCCATACGCCGCGCGGCGTCGGCTTCCAGGAAAAGGCGCTGGACGAGGGCGGCAGTGCGTTCCTGTCCGGTGCGGCGCTCGACAACTGGTTCGCGTCGAACCTGACGGCGGAGCCCAATACCGGGCTCGGCCGCTGGAGCGACGCCGAGGTCGCGCAGTTCCTGAAGACCGGCGCGAACCGGCATGCGACCGCATTCGGCGCGATGGTCGGCGTGATCAACCACAGCACGCAGGCGCTGAGCGACGACGATCTGGCGGCGATCTCGCGCTACCTCAAATCGTTGCCGGCGGCGGGCGGCACGGGTGCGCCGCCTTACAGCTACGATCCCAAGGCGACGCAGGTCGCGCTGGGTCGGCCGGCGAACGATCCGGGCGCGAAGGTGTATAACGCTTACTGCCTGCATTGCCATGGCGCCGACGGTCGCGGTTATGCGCCGCTGCTCGCGCCGATCGCCGGCAACCCGAACGTGCTCGAAGCCGATGCGTCGTCGCTGATCAACGTGACGCTGAACGGAAGCGACACGCTCGTCATCGGCGGCGTGCCGTCGGCGTATCCGATGCCGGCGTTCGCGGACCAGTTGAACGACCGGCAGATCGCCGATGTGCTGACGTTCATGCGCGCAGGCTGGAACAACGGCGCGCCGGCCGTGCAGGCTGCGGAGGTCGCGAAACTCCGCAAGGCGACGGCGGCCGCGCGTTGA
- a CDS encoding (2Fe-2S)-binding protein, translating into MVTLNINGESRTVDAPDDMPLLWVLRDVVGLTGTKFGCGIAQCGACTVHLDGVAARSCVLPVAAVAGRKITTIEAVGATPAGQKVQEAWRELDVVQCGYCQSGQVMAATALIASNPHPSDADIDAAMAGNICRCGTYNRIRAAVKHAANGG; encoded by the coding sequence ATGGTCACCCTCAATATCAACGGCGAAAGCCGCACGGTCGACGCGCCTGACGACATGCCCCTGCTGTGGGTGCTGCGCGACGTCGTCGGCCTCACCGGCACGAAATTCGGTTGCGGCATCGCGCAGTGCGGCGCATGCACCGTGCATCTCGACGGCGTCGCGGCGCGTTCGTGCGTGCTGCCGGTCGCAGCCGTCGCCGGCCGCAAGATCACGACGATCGAAGCCGTCGGCGCAACGCCGGCCGGCCAGAAGGTGCAGGAAGCATGGCGCGAGCTCGACGTGGTGCAGTGCGGCTATTGCCAGTCCGGGCAGGTGATGGCGGCCACCGCGCTGATCGCGTCGAACCCGCATCCGAGCGACGCCGACATCGACGCGGCGATGGCAGGCAACATCTGCCGCTGCGGCACCTACAACCGGATTCGCGCAGCGGTCAAACACGCCGCGAACGGAGGCTGA